Proteins encoded together in one Deinococcus hopiensis KR-140 window:
- a CDS encoding NUDIX domain-containing protein, which translates to MNRPVVCVGALVWGPDGRVLLVRTTKWRGLWGVPGGKVDWGETLEQAAVREFREETGLRLRDVRYAQTQEAVLSEEFHKPAHMLLVDFFARTDDTAITPNGEIETWAWSSLEETEAYPLNTYTKTLVDLARRRG; encoded by the coding sequence ATGAATAGACCCGTCGTATGTGTGGGCGCACTCGTGTGGGGACCGGACGGCCGGGTGCTGCTCGTCCGAACGACGAAGTGGCGCGGGTTGTGGGGGGTGCCCGGCGGCAAGGTGGACTGGGGTGAAACCCTGGAGCAGGCGGCGGTCCGCGAATTCCGTGAGGAAACGGGCCTGAGGTTGCGAGACGTCAGGTACGCCCAGACGCAGGAAGCGGTGCTGAGCGAGGAGTTCCACAAGCCCGCCCACATGCTGCTGGTGGACTTCTTCGCGCGGACCGACGACACGGCCATCACGCCCAACGGGGAGATCGAGACGTGGGCCTGGAGTTCGCTGGAAGAAACGGAAGCTTACCCGCTGAACACCTATACCAAGACCTTGGTGGACCTGGCCCGGAGACGCGGATGA